The Musa acuminata AAA Group cultivar baxijiao chromosome BXJ2-2, Cavendish_Baxijiao_AAA, whole genome shotgun sequence genome has a segment encoding these proteins:
- the LOC103976218 gene encoding probable LRR receptor-like serine/threonine-protein kinase At1g56140 isoform X2, with the protein MLRHKRHADSYWETLVLCFLCLLFFLDRFEGATTVPAEVAALNAILGRWGWTASATSSPAWNISGEPCSGAAIDSTALDDPNFSPSIKCECSYDNAATCHIVQLRVHALDVKGAIPDELQNLTYLFNLDLNQNYLTGPLPAFIGNLTKLKYLTFGANALSGSIPKELGKLTSLISLSIGANNFTGPIPLELGNLTNLQKLYINSCGASGEFPSTISGLSSLQELWASDNNFTGKFPDFSRTSLVILRIQGNSFEGPIPSSLSNMTKVTDLRIGDIQNGSSSLAFIHNLSSLSILILRNCRISDIMPSDFSRFTSLQRLDLSFNNLTGQIPQSLFNLSLLSYFLSGSLPTSKSESLLNIDLSYNQLGGSFPSWVSEQNLKINLVANNFVISGSNNSVLASGLNCLQRDIPCNHRVPIYSSFAINCGGNKTITSSDGTLYEIDGRTLSSASYYVTETNKWAVSTVGSFQDASNAEYTLYSSSQFQKTQEPELYQTARISPSSLRYYGLGLENGNYTVMLHFAETQIFDPPTWRSTGRRIFDIYIQGNRVLKDFDIRAEENSFTAVTRKFIVPVTDNFLEIHFFWAGKGTCCVPIQGYYGPSVSAISVNPYDFTPTVSNETPSSASKSSNKSTIVGIFSGIGALVLLIVFGILIYWQRQRLSKDDEDELLEMSSRPDTFSYAELRSATEDFDPSNKLGEGGFGPVFKGNLVDGRVVAVKQLSITSNQGKHQFMTEIATISAVQHRNLVKLYGCCVKGGKRLLVYEYLENKSLDQAIFGRSNLHLDWSTRSEICLGTARGLAYLHEESRVRIVHRDVKASNILLDADLYPKISDFGLAKLYDDKKTHISTRVAGTIGYLAPEYAMRGHLTEKTDVFAFGVVCLEVLSGRSNADQSLEPAKVYLLEWAWNLREKKCELELLDPTLSSYDEGQAIRLINIALLCTQASPLLRPSMSRVVAMLTGDLDVAEVKSRPGYLTDWQSNDSSSIPSGFFKPSTSGNPETSTSNTSMLNYTERTPSPSRPILDESIDEGR; encoded by the exons ATGCTGCGGCACAAAAGACATGCTGATTCTTACTGGGAAACTCTCGTTTTGTGCTTCCTctgccttctcttctttctcgACAGATTTGAAGGAGCTACGACTGTTCCAGCAGAAG TTGCCGCGTTAAATGCGATCCTGGGGAGATGGGGATGGACGGCTTCGGCGACGTCGTCGCCGGCGTGGAACATCAGCGGAGAGCCCTGCAGCGGCGCCGCCATCGACTCCACCGCCCTCGACGACCCTAACTTCAGCCCCAGCATCAAATGCGAGTGCTCCTACGACAACGCCGCCACTTGCCACATCGTTCAACT TAGGGTGCACGCCTTGGATGTGAAGGGGGCAATCCCAGATGAGCTGCAAAATTTGACGTACCTCTTCAACTT GGatctaaatcaaaattatttgacTGGTCCTTTGCCAGCATTTATTGGAAACTTGACAAAGTTGAAATATTT GACTTTCGGTGCAAATGCATTATCAGGGTCCATACCAAAGGAACTTGGCAAGCTCACAAGTCTTATCTCGCT GAGTATAGGAGCGAATAACTTCACCGGTCCAATCCCTCTTGAGCTTGGGAATCTGACCAATCTTCAAAAATT ATATATTAATAGCTGTGGAGCAAGTGGTGAGTTCCCATCAACAATATCAGGACTTAGCAGCTTGCAGGAATT GTGGGCATCGGACAATAATTTCACTGGCAAATTTCCAGACTTTAGTCGGACTAGTCTAGTTATATT GAGGATTCAAGGGAACTCTTTTGAAGGTCCAATCCCTTCAAGTCTTTCCAATATGACCAAAGTGACTGATCT GAGGATTGGTGACATACAAAATGGGAGCTCATCTTTGGCATTCATTCATAATCTATCATCACTAAGCATATT AATATTAAGGAATTGCAGGATATCTGACATTATGCCATCAGACTTTTCACGATTCACTAGTTTGCAGAGATT GGATTTGAGCTTCAACAATCTGACAGGCCAAATTCCTCAGTCTCTCTTCAATTTGAGCTTGCTAAGTTACTT TTTATCCGGTAGTTTGCCCACTAGCAAGAGCGAATCACTTCTTAATAT TGACTTATCATATAATCAACTGGGAGGAAGTTTCCCTTCATGGGTTAGTGAACAAAATCTGAAAAT AAATTTGGTAGCCAACAACTTCGTGATTAGTGGTTCCAATAACAG TGTTCTGGCGTCAGGATTAAATTGTTTGCAACGAGATATTCCTTGCAATCATAGGGTACCCATTT ATTCCTCATTTGCAATAAATTGTGGTGGTAATAAAACCATCACATCTTCTGATGGGACTCTGTACGAAATTGATGGAAGAACTCTGAGTAGTGCTTCTTATTATGTGACCGAAACAAACAAGTGGGCAGTTAGCACTGTTGGAAGCTTTCAAGATGCCTCAAATGCTGAATATACTCTATACAGTTCATCCCAGTTCCAGAAAACTCAAGAACCAGAGTTATATCAGACTGCAAGAATTAGTCCCTCATCTCTTAGATATTACGGGCTCGGCCTTGAGAATGGAAATTACACAGTCATGTTGCATTTTGCGGAGACACAGATATTTGATCCACCTACTTGGAGAAGTACTGGAAGAAGAATTTTTGACATATATATCCAA gGGAATCGTGTGTTGAAGGATTTTGACATAAGAGCTGAAGAAAATTCCTTTACAGCTGTTACTAGAAAGTTCATTGTTCCAGTGACAGATAACTTTCTCGAGATTCATTTCTTTTGGGCTGGAAAAGGTACTTGTTGTGTGCCTATTCAAGGTTATTATGGGCCATCTGTCTCGGCAATCAGTGTCAATCCTTATG ATTTCACTCCTACCGTTAGCAACGAGACACCATCTAGTGCATCAAAAAGTAGTAACAAAAGTACTATTGTTGGCATTTTTTCTGGCATTGGAGCTTTAGTTCTACTTATTGTCTTTGGGATTTTGATCTATTGGCAGAGGCAAAGACTCAGCAAGGATGATGAAGATG AATTGCTGGAAATGAGTTCCAGGCCAGATACTTTTAGTTATGCTGAACTGAGAAGTGCTACTGAAGACTTCGACCCTTCCAATAAACTAGGAGAGGGAGGGTTTGGTCCAGTATTTAAG GGAAACCTTGTTGATGGAAGAGTTGTGGCTGTGAAGCAACTCTCCATAACTTCTAACCAAGGAAAACACCAGTTCATGACAGAAATTGCAACAATATCTGCAGTGCAGCACCGTAATCTTGTGAAGTTATATGGTTGCTGTGTCAAGGGAGGCAAAAGGCTTTTGGTCTATGAATATCTAGAGAACAAGAGCCTTGATCAGGCAATCTTTG GTAGGAGTAATCTGCACCTAGATTGGTCTACCCGCTCCGAAATATGTTTGGGCACGGCGAGAGGTCTAGCTTATCTTCATGAGGAGTCGAGGGTGCGAATTGTACACAGAGATGTTAAGGCCAGTAACATTCTCCTTGATGCTGATTTATATCCCAAAATATCTGATTTTGGCCTTGCCAAGCTTTACGATGACAAGAAGACTCACATCAGCACAAGAGTTGCCGGTACAAT aggTTATCTTGCACCGGAATATGCTATGAGAGGGCATCTCACAGAAAAGACTGATGTCTTTGCATTCGGAGTAGTATGTCTGGAAGTACTTTCTGGGAGATCCAATGCAGATCAGAGCCTTGAACCTGCAAAAGTTTATCTTCTTGAATGG GCTTGGAATCTACGTGAGAAGAAGTGTGAATTGGAACTATTGGACCCAACATTGTCGTCATACGATGAAGGACAGGCGATCCGTCTTATTAACATAGCTTTGTTGTGCACTCAAGCCTCTCCTTTGCTACGCCCTTCCATGTCGCGGGTGGTGGCCATGCTGACAGGGGATCTTGATGTAGCTGAAGTCAAGTCAAGACCTGGATACCTTACAGACTGGCAGTCCAATGACAGCAGTAGCATTCCAAGTGGATTCTTCAAGCCTTCAACATCCGGAAATCCAGAGACCAGCACATCAAACACAAGCATGCTGAACTACACCGAAAGAACACCTTCACCTTCCCGACCAATTTTAGATGAATCCATCGATGAAGGAAGGTAG
- the LOC103976218 gene encoding probable LRR receptor-like serine/threonine-protein kinase At1g56140 isoform X3 yields the protein MLRHKRHADSYWETLVLCFLCLLFFLDRFEGATTVPAEVAALNAILGRWGWTASATSSPAWNISGEPCSGAAIDSTALDDPNFSPSIKCECSYDNAATCHIVQLRVHALDVKGAIPDELQNLTYLFNLDLNQNYLTGPLPAFIGNLTKLKYLTFGANALSGSIPKELGKLTSLISLSIGANNFTGPIPLELGNLTNLQKLYINSCGASGEFPSTISGLSSLQELRIQGNSFEGPIPSSLSNMTKVTDLRIGDIQNGSSSLAFIHNLSSLSILILRNCRISDIMPSDFSRFTSLQRLDLSFNNLTGQIPQSLFNLSLLSYLFLGNNSLSGSLPTSKSESLLNIDLSYNQLGGSFPSWVSEQNLKINLVANNFVISGSNNSVLASGLNCLQRDIPCNHRVPIYSSFAINCGGNKTITSSDGTLYEIDGRTLSSASYYVTETNKWAVSTVGSFQDASNAEYTLYSSSQFQKTQEPELYQTARISPSSLRYYGLGLENGNYTVMLHFAETQIFDPPTWRSTGRRIFDIYIQGNRVLKDFDIRAEENSFTAVTRKFIVPVTDNFLEIHFFWAGKGTCCVPIQGYYGPSVSAISVNPYDFTPTVSNETPSSASKSSNKSTIVGIFSGIGALVLLIVFGILIYWQRQRLSKDDEDELLEMSSRPDTFSYAELRSATEDFDPSNKLGEGGFGPVFKGNLVDGRVVAVKQLSITSNQGKHQFMTEIATISAVQHRNLVKLYGCCVKGGKRLLVYEYLENKSLDQAIFGRSNLHLDWSTRSEICLGTARGLAYLHEESRVRIVHRDVKASNILLDADLYPKISDFGLAKLYDDKKTHISTRVAGTIGYLAPEYAMRGHLTEKTDVFAFGVVCLEVLSGRSNADQSLEPAKVYLLEWAWNLREKKCELELLDPTLSSYDEGQAIRLINIALLCTQASPLLRPSMSRVVAMLTGDLDVAEVKSRPGYLTDWQSNDSSSIPSGFFKPSTSGNPETSTSNTSMLNYTERTPSPSRPILDESIDEGR from the exons ATGCTGCGGCACAAAAGACATGCTGATTCTTACTGGGAAACTCTCGTTTTGTGCTTCCTctgccttctcttctttctcgACAGATTTGAAGGAGCTACGACTGTTCCAGCAGAAG TTGCCGCGTTAAATGCGATCCTGGGGAGATGGGGATGGACGGCTTCGGCGACGTCGTCGCCGGCGTGGAACATCAGCGGAGAGCCCTGCAGCGGCGCCGCCATCGACTCCACCGCCCTCGACGACCCTAACTTCAGCCCCAGCATCAAATGCGAGTGCTCCTACGACAACGCCGCCACTTGCCACATCGTTCAACT TAGGGTGCACGCCTTGGATGTGAAGGGGGCAATCCCAGATGAGCTGCAAAATTTGACGTACCTCTTCAACTT GGatctaaatcaaaattatttgacTGGTCCTTTGCCAGCATTTATTGGAAACTTGACAAAGTTGAAATATTT GACTTTCGGTGCAAATGCATTATCAGGGTCCATACCAAAGGAACTTGGCAAGCTCACAAGTCTTATCTCGCT GAGTATAGGAGCGAATAACTTCACCGGTCCAATCCCTCTTGAGCTTGGGAATCTGACCAATCTTCAAAAATT ATATATTAATAGCTGTGGAGCAAGTGGTGAGTTCCCATCAACAATATCAGGACTTAGCAGCTTGCAGGAATT GAGGATTCAAGGGAACTCTTTTGAAGGTCCAATCCCTTCAAGTCTTTCCAATATGACCAAAGTGACTGATCT GAGGATTGGTGACATACAAAATGGGAGCTCATCTTTGGCATTCATTCATAATCTATCATCACTAAGCATATT AATATTAAGGAATTGCAGGATATCTGACATTATGCCATCAGACTTTTCACGATTCACTAGTTTGCAGAGATT GGATTTGAGCTTCAACAATCTGACAGGCCAAATTCCTCAGTCTCTCTTCAATTTGAGCTTGCTAAGTTACTT ATTTCTTGGAAATAACAGTTTATCCGGTAGTTTGCCCACTAGCAAGAGCGAATCACTTCTTAATAT TGACTTATCATATAATCAACTGGGAGGAAGTTTCCCTTCATGGGTTAGTGAACAAAATCTGAAAAT AAATTTGGTAGCCAACAACTTCGTGATTAGTGGTTCCAATAACAG TGTTCTGGCGTCAGGATTAAATTGTTTGCAACGAGATATTCCTTGCAATCATAGGGTACCCATTT ATTCCTCATTTGCAATAAATTGTGGTGGTAATAAAACCATCACATCTTCTGATGGGACTCTGTACGAAATTGATGGAAGAACTCTGAGTAGTGCTTCTTATTATGTGACCGAAACAAACAAGTGGGCAGTTAGCACTGTTGGAAGCTTTCAAGATGCCTCAAATGCTGAATATACTCTATACAGTTCATCCCAGTTCCAGAAAACTCAAGAACCAGAGTTATATCAGACTGCAAGAATTAGTCCCTCATCTCTTAGATATTACGGGCTCGGCCTTGAGAATGGAAATTACACAGTCATGTTGCATTTTGCGGAGACACAGATATTTGATCCACCTACTTGGAGAAGTACTGGAAGAAGAATTTTTGACATATATATCCAA gGGAATCGTGTGTTGAAGGATTTTGACATAAGAGCTGAAGAAAATTCCTTTACAGCTGTTACTAGAAAGTTCATTGTTCCAGTGACAGATAACTTTCTCGAGATTCATTTCTTTTGGGCTGGAAAAGGTACTTGTTGTGTGCCTATTCAAGGTTATTATGGGCCATCTGTCTCGGCAATCAGTGTCAATCCTTATG ATTTCACTCCTACCGTTAGCAACGAGACACCATCTAGTGCATCAAAAAGTAGTAACAAAAGTACTATTGTTGGCATTTTTTCTGGCATTGGAGCTTTAGTTCTACTTATTGTCTTTGGGATTTTGATCTATTGGCAGAGGCAAAGACTCAGCAAGGATGATGAAGATG AATTGCTGGAAATGAGTTCCAGGCCAGATACTTTTAGTTATGCTGAACTGAGAAGTGCTACTGAAGACTTCGACCCTTCCAATAAACTAGGAGAGGGAGGGTTTGGTCCAGTATTTAAG GGAAACCTTGTTGATGGAAGAGTTGTGGCTGTGAAGCAACTCTCCATAACTTCTAACCAAGGAAAACACCAGTTCATGACAGAAATTGCAACAATATCTGCAGTGCAGCACCGTAATCTTGTGAAGTTATATGGTTGCTGTGTCAAGGGAGGCAAAAGGCTTTTGGTCTATGAATATCTAGAGAACAAGAGCCTTGATCAGGCAATCTTTG GTAGGAGTAATCTGCACCTAGATTGGTCTACCCGCTCCGAAATATGTTTGGGCACGGCGAGAGGTCTAGCTTATCTTCATGAGGAGTCGAGGGTGCGAATTGTACACAGAGATGTTAAGGCCAGTAACATTCTCCTTGATGCTGATTTATATCCCAAAATATCTGATTTTGGCCTTGCCAAGCTTTACGATGACAAGAAGACTCACATCAGCACAAGAGTTGCCGGTACAAT aggTTATCTTGCACCGGAATATGCTATGAGAGGGCATCTCACAGAAAAGACTGATGTCTTTGCATTCGGAGTAGTATGTCTGGAAGTACTTTCTGGGAGATCCAATGCAGATCAGAGCCTTGAACCTGCAAAAGTTTATCTTCTTGAATGG GCTTGGAATCTACGTGAGAAGAAGTGTGAATTGGAACTATTGGACCCAACATTGTCGTCATACGATGAAGGACAGGCGATCCGTCTTATTAACATAGCTTTGTTGTGCACTCAAGCCTCTCCTTTGCTACGCCCTTCCATGTCGCGGGTGGTGGCCATGCTGACAGGGGATCTTGATGTAGCTGAAGTCAAGTCAAGACCTGGATACCTTACAGACTGGCAGTCCAATGACAGCAGTAGCATTCCAAGTGGATTCTTCAAGCCTTCAACATCCGGAAATCCAGAGACCAGCACATCAAACACAAGCATGCTGAACTACACCGAAAGAACACCTTCACCTTCCCGACCAATTTTAGATGAATCCATCGATGAAGGAAGGTAG
- the LOC103976218 gene encoding probable LRR receptor-like serine/threonine-protein kinase At1g56140 isoform X1, which translates to MLRHKRHADSYWETLVLCFLCLLFFLDRFEGATTVPAEVAALNAILGRWGWTASATSSPAWNISGEPCSGAAIDSTALDDPNFSPSIKCECSYDNAATCHIVQLRVHALDVKGAIPDELQNLTYLFNLDLNQNYLTGPLPAFIGNLTKLKYLTFGANALSGSIPKELGKLTSLISLSIGANNFTGPIPLELGNLTNLQKLYINSCGASGEFPSTISGLSSLQELWASDNNFTGKFPDFSRTSLVILRIQGNSFEGPIPSSLSNMTKVTDLRIGDIQNGSSSLAFIHNLSSLSILILRNCRISDIMPSDFSRFTSLQRLDLSFNNLTGQIPQSLFNLSLLSYLFLGNNSLSGSLPTSKSESLLNIDLSYNQLGGSFPSWVSEQNLKINLVANNFVISGSNNSVLASGLNCLQRDIPCNHRVPIYSSFAINCGGNKTITSSDGTLYEIDGRTLSSASYYVTETNKWAVSTVGSFQDASNAEYTLYSSSQFQKTQEPELYQTARISPSSLRYYGLGLENGNYTVMLHFAETQIFDPPTWRSTGRRIFDIYIQGNRVLKDFDIRAEENSFTAVTRKFIVPVTDNFLEIHFFWAGKGTCCVPIQGYYGPSVSAISVNPYDFTPTVSNETPSSASKSSNKSTIVGIFSGIGALVLLIVFGILIYWQRQRLSKDDEDELLEMSSRPDTFSYAELRSATEDFDPSNKLGEGGFGPVFKGNLVDGRVVAVKQLSITSNQGKHQFMTEIATISAVQHRNLVKLYGCCVKGGKRLLVYEYLENKSLDQAIFGRSNLHLDWSTRSEICLGTARGLAYLHEESRVRIVHRDVKASNILLDADLYPKISDFGLAKLYDDKKTHISTRVAGTIGYLAPEYAMRGHLTEKTDVFAFGVVCLEVLSGRSNADQSLEPAKVYLLEWAWNLREKKCELELLDPTLSSYDEGQAIRLINIALLCTQASPLLRPSMSRVVAMLTGDLDVAEVKSRPGYLTDWQSNDSSSIPSGFFKPSTSGNPETSTSNTSMLNYTERTPSPSRPILDESIDEGR; encoded by the exons ATGCTGCGGCACAAAAGACATGCTGATTCTTACTGGGAAACTCTCGTTTTGTGCTTCCTctgccttctcttctttctcgACAGATTTGAAGGAGCTACGACTGTTCCAGCAGAAG TTGCCGCGTTAAATGCGATCCTGGGGAGATGGGGATGGACGGCTTCGGCGACGTCGTCGCCGGCGTGGAACATCAGCGGAGAGCCCTGCAGCGGCGCCGCCATCGACTCCACCGCCCTCGACGACCCTAACTTCAGCCCCAGCATCAAATGCGAGTGCTCCTACGACAACGCCGCCACTTGCCACATCGTTCAACT TAGGGTGCACGCCTTGGATGTGAAGGGGGCAATCCCAGATGAGCTGCAAAATTTGACGTACCTCTTCAACTT GGatctaaatcaaaattatttgacTGGTCCTTTGCCAGCATTTATTGGAAACTTGACAAAGTTGAAATATTT GACTTTCGGTGCAAATGCATTATCAGGGTCCATACCAAAGGAACTTGGCAAGCTCACAAGTCTTATCTCGCT GAGTATAGGAGCGAATAACTTCACCGGTCCAATCCCTCTTGAGCTTGGGAATCTGACCAATCTTCAAAAATT ATATATTAATAGCTGTGGAGCAAGTGGTGAGTTCCCATCAACAATATCAGGACTTAGCAGCTTGCAGGAATT GTGGGCATCGGACAATAATTTCACTGGCAAATTTCCAGACTTTAGTCGGACTAGTCTAGTTATATT GAGGATTCAAGGGAACTCTTTTGAAGGTCCAATCCCTTCAAGTCTTTCCAATATGACCAAAGTGACTGATCT GAGGATTGGTGACATACAAAATGGGAGCTCATCTTTGGCATTCATTCATAATCTATCATCACTAAGCATATT AATATTAAGGAATTGCAGGATATCTGACATTATGCCATCAGACTTTTCACGATTCACTAGTTTGCAGAGATT GGATTTGAGCTTCAACAATCTGACAGGCCAAATTCCTCAGTCTCTCTTCAATTTGAGCTTGCTAAGTTACTT ATTTCTTGGAAATAACAGTTTATCCGGTAGTTTGCCCACTAGCAAGAGCGAATCACTTCTTAATAT TGACTTATCATATAATCAACTGGGAGGAAGTTTCCCTTCATGGGTTAGTGAACAAAATCTGAAAAT AAATTTGGTAGCCAACAACTTCGTGATTAGTGGTTCCAATAACAG TGTTCTGGCGTCAGGATTAAATTGTTTGCAACGAGATATTCCTTGCAATCATAGGGTACCCATTT ATTCCTCATTTGCAATAAATTGTGGTGGTAATAAAACCATCACATCTTCTGATGGGACTCTGTACGAAATTGATGGAAGAACTCTGAGTAGTGCTTCTTATTATGTGACCGAAACAAACAAGTGGGCAGTTAGCACTGTTGGAAGCTTTCAAGATGCCTCAAATGCTGAATATACTCTATACAGTTCATCCCAGTTCCAGAAAACTCAAGAACCAGAGTTATATCAGACTGCAAGAATTAGTCCCTCATCTCTTAGATATTACGGGCTCGGCCTTGAGAATGGAAATTACACAGTCATGTTGCATTTTGCGGAGACACAGATATTTGATCCACCTACTTGGAGAAGTACTGGAAGAAGAATTTTTGACATATATATCCAA gGGAATCGTGTGTTGAAGGATTTTGACATAAGAGCTGAAGAAAATTCCTTTACAGCTGTTACTAGAAAGTTCATTGTTCCAGTGACAGATAACTTTCTCGAGATTCATTTCTTTTGGGCTGGAAAAGGTACTTGTTGTGTGCCTATTCAAGGTTATTATGGGCCATCTGTCTCGGCAATCAGTGTCAATCCTTATG ATTTCACTCCTACCGTTAGCAACGAGACACCATCTAGTGCATCAAAAAGTAGTAACAAAAGTACTATTGTTGGCATTTTTTCTGGCATTGGAGCTTTAGTTCTACTTATTGTCTTTGGGATTTTGATCTATTGGCAGAGGCAAAGACTCAGCAAGGATGATGAAGATG AATTGCTGGAAATGAGTTCCAGGCCAGATACTTTTAGTTATGCTGAACTGAGAAGTGCTACTGAAGACTTCGACCCTTCCAATAAACTAGGAGAGGGAGGGTTTGGTCCAGTATTTAAG GGAAACCTTGTTGATGGAAGAGTTGTGGCTGTGAAGCAACTCTCCATAACTTCTAACCAAGGAAAACACCAGTTCATGACAGAAATTGCAACAATATCTGCAGTGCAGCACCGTAATCTTGTGAAGTTATATGGTTGCTGTGTCAAGGGAGGCAAAAGGCTTTTGGTCTATGAATATCTAGAGAACAAGAGCCTTGATCAGGCAATCTTTG GTAGGAGTAATCTGCACCTAGATTGGTCTACCCGCTCCGAAATATGTTTGGGCACGGCGAGAGGTCTAGCTTATCTTCATGAGGAGTCGAGGGTGCGAATTGTACACAGAGATGTTAAGGCCAGTAACATTCTCCTTGATGCTGATTTATATCCCAAAATATCTGATTTTGGCCTTGCCAAGCTTTACGATGACAAGAAGACTCACATCAGCACAAGAGTTGCCGGTACAAT aggTTATCTTGCACCGGAATATGCTATGAGAGGGCATCTCACAGAAAAGACTGATGTCTTTGCATTCGGAGTAGTATGTCTGGAAGTACTTTCTGGGAGATCCAATGCAGATCAGAGCCTTGAACCTGCAAAAGTTTATCTTCTTGAATGG GCTTGGAATCTACGTGAGAAGAAGTGTGAATTGGAACTATTGGACCCAACATTGTCGTCATACGATGAAGGACAGGCGATCCGTCTTATTAACATAGCTTTGTTGTGCACTCAAGCCTCTCCTTTGCTACGCCCTTCCATGTCGCGGGTGGTGGCCATGCTGACAGGGGATCTTGATGTAGCTGAAGTCAAGTCAAGACCTGGATACCTTACAGACTGGCAGTCCAATGACAGCAGTAGCATTCCAAGTGGATTCTTCAAGCCTTCAACATCCGGAAATCCAGAGACCAGCACATCAAACACAAGCATGCTGAACTACACCGAAAGAACACCTTCACCTTCCCGACCAATTTTAGATGAATCCATCGATGAAGGAAGGTAG